Proteins encoded in a region of the Gammaproteobacteria bacterium genome:
- the recJ gene encoding single-stranded-DNA-specific exonuclease RecJ, with amino-acid sequence MTLVIERRQVDQSLQLPEGLHPLVQRILARRRLGSVDDLDLSLKKLLAPETLLGMGNAVSLLSSHLQRQSRLLVVSDFDADGATSCALALRALRALGFQNLDYIVPNRFEYGYGLTPEIVQLAVTRNPDLIITVDNGISSLAGVDAAHEAGIQVLITDHHLPGRQLPKADGIVNPNQHGCEFASKSLAGVGVIFYLMLALRAYLRDAGWFELAGRKEPNLAELLDLVALGTVADVVPLDRNNRILVSEGLKRIRAGRACPGILALLEVSRRRRVNLVAADLGFAIGPRLNAAGRLDDMSLGIECLLTDSGDAAYQMAVQLDSLNSDRRLIEGEMREQAFESLDGLEIAAEAMPAGLCVYDPHWHQGVIGILASRIKDKYHRPVIAFADAGEEELKGSARSIPGFHIRDALDAIASQQPELISKFGGHAMAAGLSLDKSCLKEFEAAFAEYAGQHLSNEQLQARILTDGELAPGEFHLSAAEALINAGPWGQGFPEPLFDGRFVVQDLRVLADKHLKLTVLPEGAEAAVEAIAFNASFDDPLQPGDRLRLVYRLSVNEFRDLRQLQLVVEEFEKT; translated from the coding sequence ATGACCCTCGTCATTGAACGTCGGCAGGTCGACCAGAGCCTGCAGCTGCCCGAGGGCCTGCACCCGCTGGTGCAACGAATTCTGGCGCGCCGCAGGCTCGGTTCAGTCGATGACCTGGATCTCTCGCTGAAAAAGTTGCTTGCCCCTGAAACGCTGCTGGGCATGGGCAACGCCGTCAGCCTGCTGAGCAGCCATCTGCAGCGGCAGAGTCGACTGCTGGTGGTATCGGATTTTGATGCCGATGGCGCCACCAGTTGCGCATTGGCTTTGCGTGCCCTGCGGGCACTGGGCTTTCAAAACCTGGATTATATCGTTCCCAATCGATTCGAGTATGGCTACGGGCTGACGCCCGAAATCGTCCAGCTTGCGGTGACCAGAAACCCCGACCTCATTATCACCGTCGATAATGGAATTTCGAGCCTGGCCGGCGTCGATGCTGCCCATGAGGCCGGTATCCAGGTTCTGATCACCGACCACCACTTGCCCGGCAGACAGTTGCCGAAAGCAGACGGTATTGTCAATCCCAACCAGCACGGCTGTGAGTTCGCCAGCAAGTCCCTGGCCGGGGTGGGGGTGATCTTTTACCTGATGCTGGCCTTGCGTGCCTACCTGCGCGATGCCGGCTGGTTCGAGTTGGCAGGCAGAAAAGAGCCTAATCTTGCAGAGCTTCTGGACCTTGTGGCGCTTGGTACGGTTGCCGATGTGGTGCCACTGGATCGGAATAACCGCATACTGGTCAGTGAAGGCTTGAAACGAATACGGGCAGGGCGGGCCTGTCCCGGTATTCTCGCGCTGCTTGAGGTCAGCCGGCGACGGCGGGTAAATCTGGTGGCGGCGGATCTCGGCTTCGCGATCGGACCGCGACTCAATGCCGCCGGTCGGCTGGATGATATGTCGCTGGGTATTGAGTGTCTATTGACCGATTCCGGTGATGCTGCCTACCAGATGGCTGTCCAATTAGACAGTCTGAATTCCGACCGGCGGCTGATAGAAGGGGAGATGCGCGAGCAGGCTTTTGAAAGTCTCGACGGCCTGGAGATTGCCGCGGAAGCGATGCCAGCAGGTCTGTGTGTCTACGATCCACACTGGCACCAGGGCGTGATAGGGATTCTGGCCTCCCGAATCAAGGATAAATATCACCGGCCTGTTATTGCTTTTGCTGATGCCGGCGAGGAGGAGCTGAAGGGGTCCGCGCGCTCCATTCCCGGCTTCCATATTCGCGATGCCCTGGATGCTATTGCCAGCCAGCAGCCGGAACTGATCAGCAAGTTCGGGGGGCATGCAATGGCGGCGGGGCTCAGTCTGGACAAATCCTGTCTGAAGGAGTTCGAAGCGGCGTTCGCAGAATATGCCGGACAACACCTGAGCAATGAACAGTTACAGGCCAGGATACTGACCGACGGTGAGCTGGCTCCAGGTGAGTTTCACCTGTCCGCGGCAGAGGCTCTGATTAACGCGGGGCCCTGGGGGCAGGGCTTCCCGGAACCGCTGTTTGATGGCCGGTTCGTGGTGCAGGATCTTCGCGTTCTGGCTGACAAGCATCTCAAACTGACAGTGCTCCCGGAGGGGGCCGAGGCGGCGGTTGAGGCCATTGCGTTCAATGCCAGTTTCGATGATCCCCTGCAGCCCGGTGACAGGTTGCGACTGGTCTATCGGCTCAGCGTGAATGAGTTCCGTGATCTGCGCCAGCTACAGCTGGTGGTGGAGGAATTCGAAAAGACCTGA
- the rplS gene encoding 50S ribosomal protein L19 yields MSKNKVIEQIENSQMNKEIPEFGPGDTVVVQVKIKEGDRERLQAFEGVVIGKRNRGLNSAFTVRKISHGVGVERTFQTYSPLVDSIKVRRRGDVRQAKLYYLRELTGRAARITEKLEKRPGQE; encoded by the coding sequence ATGAGCAAGAACAAGGTAATTGAGCAGATTGAAAATAGCCAGATGAACAAGGAAATACCGGAGTTCGGCCCCGGTGATACCGTCGTTGTTCAGGTCAAGATCAAGGAAGGCGACCGGGAACGTCTGCAAGCCTTTGAAGGGGTGGTAATCGGCAAGCGAAACCGGGGCCTCAATTCCGCATTCACAGTGCGCAAGATTTCCCACGGTGTGGGCGTTGAGCGTACCTTCCAGACCTACAGCCCGCTGGTGGACAGCATCAAGGTAAGGCGTCGTGGTGACGTGCGCCAGGCCAAGCTGTACTACCTGCGTGAACTCACCGGTCGTGCAGCCCGTATTACCGAGAAGCTCGAGAAGCGTCCCGGCCAGGAGTAA
- the ccsA gene encoding cytochrome c biogenesis protein CcsA, with protein MPITLISGLLASLFYLLGTIFQGQQVFASKPTRNQVFSLGFMAVFAHAISAAGVIRTASGYHFGITEISTLITLAVSLLVLVSSLRKPLDNLFLGLFPLAILSIVVSLTVSSSFPPTTMAPGLASHILLSIVAYSIITIAAMQAAFLGYQNYQLKHHHASGLVSRFPPLQDMEAFLFELLWVGELLLSLGILAGFAFNEDIFAHAGIIHKTFFSIMAWFVFAGLLWGRHRLGWRGQTAIRGTLTGFSLLLVGFYGSKFVIEYVLN; from the coding sequence ATGCCCATAACCCTGATTTCAGGTTTGCTCGCATCGCTGTTCTATCTGCTCGGAACAATCTTCCAGGGGCAGCAGGTTTTCGCCAGCAAGCCGACCCGCAACCAGGTGTTCAGCCTCGGCTTCATGGCAGTTTTCGCCCATGCCATCAGTGCTGCGGGCGTAATCAGAACTGCCAGCGGCTACCATTTCGGCATTACCGAAATCAGCACGCTTATCACTCTGGCCGTGTCGCTGCTGGTATTGGTCAGCAGCCTGCGCAAACCGCTGGACAATCTCTTCCTGGGCCTGTTTCCCCTGGCTATACTGTCGATTGTCGTCTCGTTGACGGTGTCCAGCAGCTTCCCGCCCACGACCATGGCACCCGGTCTGGCCAGCCATATCCTGCTTTCTATTGTCGCTTACAGCATCATTACCATCGCCGCAATGCAGGCGGCGTTCCTGGGCTACCAGAATTACCAGCTGAAACACCATCACGCCTCAGGACTGGTCAGCAGGTTTCCGCCCCTGCAGGATATGGAGGCGTTTCTTTTCGAACTGCTGTGGGTGGGGGAACTTCTGCTGAGCCTGGGAATCCTGGCCGGGTTTGCCTTCAACGAGGATATCTTTGCCCATGCGGGCATCATTCACAAAACATTCTTCTCTATTATGGCCTGGTTTGTTTTTGCCGGCCTGCTGTGGGGCCGCCACCGTCTCGGCTGGCGCGGCCAGACCGCAATTCGTGGCACGCTGACCGGCTTCAGTTTGCTGCTGGTCGGTTTCTACGGTTCCAAGTTTGTAATAGAGTACGTCCTTAATTAG
- the rpsP gene encoding 30S ribosomal protein S16: MVTIRLSRGGAKKRPFYHITVSDSRNARDGRFIERIGFFNPIARGKEERLRLDLERMQYWLGQGAQSSPRVASLAKQAAKVATTEA, from the coding sequence ATGGTCACAATTCGATTATCCCGGGGTGGTGCCAAGAAGCGACCCTTCTACCACATCACGGTGAGTGACAGTCGAAATGCTCGCGATGGCAGGTTTATCGAGCGCATTGGTTTCTTCAATCCCATTGCCAGGGGTAAGGAAGAGCGCCTGCGTCTCGATCTCGAGCGTATGCAATACTGGCTGGGGCAGGGTGCGCAGTCCAGTCCGCGGGTTGCCAGCCTGGCCAAGCAGGCGGCCAAAGTGGCTACCACAGAGGCGTGA
- a CDS encoding homoserine dehydrogenase has protein sequence MNSDQNRPIRIGICGLGTVGGGTYRLLSENRDEISRRLGRDLEICHLASRTPKPEYQSTGIPFSTDVFAVVDDPQVDVVVETIGGFDPARQLVRRAVENRKHVVTANKALIALHGNELFELARQNAVEIAYESAVAGGIPIIKALREGLAANSIQWLAGIINGTGNFILTEMAQKQRSFVDVLEEAQALGYAEADPTFDVEGIDAAHKLTILASIAFGIPLQFDKTYTEGISGITIDDVKFAKELGYVIKHLGIAQRGERGVEMRVHPTLISDKRLLAHVNGVMNAVLVKGNSVGATLYYGAGAGAEATASAVVADIMDIARTSFGPQGAKSGSGLPSLAFKQLNEAVSILPIDAIETAYYLRIQARDKVGVMAKISSVLQAFQINIEAVIQKEPESHGVSQVPVVILTDTVRESQINLAIQELENLEEVTGRITRIRVEELDSEETR, from the coding sequence TTGAATTCTGACCAGAACAGGCCAATTCGAATCGGTATCTGTGGGCTGGGCACTGTGGGTGGCGGGACCTATCGCCTGCTGAGTGAGAACCGTGACGAAATTTCCCGCCGCCTGGGCAGAGACCTGGAAATCTGTCACCTTGCCTCCCGAACCCCCAAGCCTGAGTACCAGTCTACCGGTATCCCATTCAGCACCGATGTCTTTGCCGTTGTAGACGACCCACAGGTGGATGTGGTCGTGGAAACCATAGGCGGTTTCGACCCGGCAAGGCAACTTGTCCGGCGCGCGGTTGAGAACAGAAAGCACGTGGTGACTGCCAACAAGGCGCTGATCGCCCTGCACGGTAACGAGTTGTTTGAACTGGCCCGTCAGAATGCCGTGGAAATAGCTTATGAAAGCGCCGTGGCCGGGGGAATCCCGATTATCAAGGCACTGCGGGAGGGGCTTGCTGCCAATTCCATCCAATGGCTGGCCGGCATCATCAACGGGACCGGTAATTTCATCCTTACTGAAATGGCGCAGAAACAGCGCAGTTTTGTCGACGTGCTGGAAGAGGCGCAGGCGCTGGGCTATGCAGAGGCCGATCCCACTTTTGACGTTGAGGGTATCGATGCTGCCCATAAACTGACCATTCTCGCGTCAATCGCGTTCGGTATCCCCCTGCAGTTTGACAAGACCTATACCGAAGGTATCAGTGGGATCACCATCGATGACGTGAAATTTGCCAAAGAACTGGGCTATGTGATCAAGCATCTTGGTATCGCGCAACGGGGGGAGCGTGGCGTGGAAATGCGCGTGCACCCGACACTGATTTCGGATAAGCGCCTGCTTGCCCATGTCAACGGTGTCATGAATGCGGTGCTGGTGAAAGGGAACTCTGTTGGCGCAACGCTTTACTACGGCGCAGGGGCCGGTGCGGAGGCAACCGCATCGGCAGTCGTGGCGGATATCATGGACATAGCACGAACCTCCTTTGGTCCGCAGGGGGCAAAGTCTGGCAGTGGGCTGCCTTCGCTGGCCTTCAAACAACTGAATGAGGCCGTGTCCATACTGCCAATCGATGCTATCGAAACGGCTTATTATCTGAGAATACAGGCTCGTGACAAGGTGGGTGTCATGGCAAAGATATCCAGTGTGTTGCAGGCCTTTCAGATCAACATAGAAGCGGTCATTCAAAAAGAACCCGAGTCCCATGGGGTCAGCCAGGTGCCGGTGGTAATTCTTACTGACACGGTCCGGGAGAGCCAGATCAATCTGGCGATTCAGGAACTGGAAAATCTCGAGGAGGTGACTGGCAGAATCACCCGGATTCGAGTTGAAGAACTGGATAGCGAGGAAACCAGGTGA
- the rimM gene encoding ribosome maturation factor RimM (Essential for efficient processing of 16S rRNA), which yields MPVAMKSAGRLVTLGRVGKAHGIKGWVRVHSYTDPASNIAEYAHFIAHRDGRQVEVVMDEVQTQGSHLLAHFEGYDSPESVQPLVRAELQVAITELPQLGPGEFYWHELIGLKVINLQGENLGTVARMLETGANDVLVVQPDAHSIDANERLIPYLQDTVIRQVDSDQKVIEVDWAADFLL from the coding sequence ATGCCTGTTGCGATGAAGTCTGCAGGCAGATTGGTAACGCTGGGTCGGGTCGGCAAGGCACATGGCATCAAGGGCTGGGTGCGGGTTCATTCCTATACCGACCCGGCCTCGAACATAGCCGAATATGCCCATTTCATTGCCCATCGGGACGGTCGGCAGGTTGAAGTGGTCATGGACGAAGTACAAACCCAGGGCAGTCATCTGCTCGCTCATTTTGAGGGGTATGACAGCCCGGAGTCGGTGCAACCGCTGGTTCGCGCCGAGCTGCAGGTTGCCATCACCGAGTTGCCGCAACTGGGCCCGGGTGAATTTTACTGGCATGAGTTGATCGGCCTGAAGGTGATAAACCTGCAGGGGGAAAACTTAGGCACCGTCGCTCGCATGCTGGAGACCGGTGCTAATGATGTTCTAGTGGTGCAACCGGACGCCCACAGTATTGACGCTAATGAGCGTTTGATTCCCTACCTGCAGGACACCGTTATCCGGCAGGTGGATAGCGATCAAAAAGTTATAGAAGTCGACTGGGCCGCCGACTTTCTGCTCTGA
- the thrC gene encoding threonine synthase — translation MKYVSTRGGGEPQTFEQVLLTGLAPDGGLYVPEQLPRFSAAEIAGWAGLPYSELALEIIRPFVADSIPEVDLKRCIDESCREFSHPATAPLTMLDTNEWILELFHGPTLAFKDFALQVLGRLLDFVLTRNNQRVAILGATSGDTGSAALEGCRHSNRVDIFILHPHERISEVQRRQMTTVQGENVHNLAIRGNFDDCQKIVKTAFSDQGFLPADRQLVAVNSINWARIMVQIVYYFYAAVSLGGPHRPVSFSVPTGNFGDIYAGYLARSMGLPVKQLVVATNRNDILHRFISSNNYQITELSPTYSPSMDIMVSSNFERYLFDLFDRDPSRLRDFMLRSSAESLRVDESQWQRVRDCFASFAVSDEQTRDVIRQVYDESGELLDPHTAVGVKAARECNNDAAVPMITLATAHPVKFSEAINAAGIDTPPLPPHLSDLMQRPEKCAVLDNSVAAVTDFMTRHLSA, via the coding sequence GTGAAGTATGTCAGCACCCGCGGTGGAGGGGAACCACAGACTTTTGAACAGGTGCTGTTAACCGGCCTGGCCCCAGACGGGGGACTTTACGTGCCCGAGCAGCTGCCTCGTTTCAGCGCGGCGGAGATCGCCGGCTGGGCAGGGCTGCCTTATAGCGAACTGGCCCTGGAAATCATCAGACCCTTCGTGGCGGACAGTATTCCCGAAGTGGACCTCAAGCGCTGCATCGACGAGAGTTGCCGGGAATTCTCCCACCCGGCTACTGCGCCGCTCACCATGCTCGACACCAATGAATGGATACTCGAGCTGTTTCATGGCCCGACCCTGGCATTCAAGGATTTTGCCCTGCAGGTATTGGGCCGGCTGCTGGATTTTGTCCTGACACGCAATAATCAGCGGGTGGCAATACTGGGTGCTACCTCCGGGGATACCGGTTCAGCAGCACTGGAAGGCTGCCGACACTCTAACCGGGTAGACATTTTTATTCTGCACCCCCATGAGCGCATTTCCGAAGTGCAGCGCCGGCAGATGACTACGGTGCAGGGTGAGAATGTGCACAATCTGGCCATCAGGGGTAACTTCGATGACTGTCAGAAAATCGTCAAGACCGCGTTTTCCGATCAGGGTTTCCTTCCGGCTGATCGACAGCTGGTGGCTGTAAATTCCATTAACTGGGCACGCATCATGGTGCAGATCGTGTATTACTTCTACGCGGCTGTCAGTCTTGGGGGGCCACATCGTCCGGTATCTTTCTCAGTGCCCACCGGTAACTTTGGCGATATCTATGCCGGTTATCTGGCCAGGTCAATGGGGTTGCCGGTGAAACAGCTGGTGGTCGCCACAAACCGCAACGATATCCTGCACCGCTTCATCAGCAGCAACAATTACCAGATCACTGAACTGTCACCAACCTATTCCCCGAGTATGGATATCATGGTGTCGAGCAACTTCGAACGTTATCTGTTCGATCTGTTTGATCGCGATCCATCCCGGCTCAGGGACTTCATGTTGCGCTCCTCGGCGGAGTCGCTGCGGGTGGATGAGTCTCAGTGGCAGCGGGTCAGAGACTGCTTTGCCAGTTTCGCGGTCAGTGATGAGCAGACTCGTGACGTGATCAGGCAGGTGTATGACGAGTCCGGTGAGTTGCTGGATCCGCACACGGCGGTGGGAGTGAAGGCGGCTCGAGAGTGCAACAATGACGCGGCTGTGCCCATGATCACTCTGGCCACGGCCCACCCGGTGAAATTTTCTGAAGCAATCAATGCTGCCGGAATTGACACGCCGCCCTTGCCCCCGCATCTCAGTGATCTGATGCAGAGACCGGAAAAATGCGCCGTGCTGGATAACTCGGTAGCGGCCGTCACGGATTTCATGACCCGTCATCTGAGTGCCTGA
- the ffh gene encoding signal recognition particle protein, which yields MFESLTDRLSSTLRKLSGKATLTENNIQEALREVRRALLEADVALPVVKDFTERVTLRAVGQEVSQSLSPGQAFIKIVQAELEQLMGASNEALDLKTVPPAVVLMAGLQGAGKTTTVAKLSLWLKNNPRKSVLVVSADVYRPAAIKQLETLARDLEIDFFPSDPSQAPEQIAKDALAEARRRFIDVLIVDTAGRLAVDEQMMAEIKRLHEVLDPVETLFVVDAMTGQDAANTAKAFNEALPLTGVILTKADGDARGGAALSVRQITGKPIKFIGTGEKPDALEPFYPDRIASRILGMGDMLSLIEEVERKVDRQKAEKLASKIKKGKGFDLEDFREQLQQMKNMGGVGNIMDKMPGLGALPPGAGQMVDDSQFTRMEAIINSMTPRERINPDLLNGSRKRRITQGSGTQIQDLNRLLKQHKQMQKVMKKMKGGGMANLMRGLGGMKGPGGFPGAGGGGNFPRFK from the coding sequence ATGTTTGAGAGCCTTACCGATCGACTTTCTTCAACCTTGCGCAAACTCAGTGGCAAGGCCACCCTGACTGAAAACAACATTCAGGAAGCGCTGCGCGAAGTAAGAAGGGCGCTGTTGGAAGCAGACGTCGCGCTGCCGGTGGTCAAGGATTTCACTGAGCGGGTCACGCTGCGGGCAGTCGGCCAGGAGGTTTCTCAGAGCCTTTCGCCTGGGCAGGCCTTCATCAAGATCGTGCAGGCCGAGCTCGAGCAGTTGATGGGGGCGTCCAACGAGGCGCTCGATCTTAAAACGGTACCGCCAGCCGTGGTATTGATGGCGGGATTGCAGGGTGCCGGCAAGACCACTACCGTAGCGAAGCTCTCGCTGTGGCTTAAGAACAATCCCAGGAAATCGGTACTGGTTGTCAGCGCGGACGTTTACCGGCCGGCGGCAATCAAGCAGCTTGAGACCCTGGCCCGGGATCTGGAGATCGACTTTTTCCCCAGTGATCCTTCCCAGGCCCCGGAACAGATTGCCAAAGATGCACTGGCCGAGGCCCGACGCAGGTTCATTGATGTACTGATCGTCGATACCGCTGGCCGCCTGGCTGTCGACGAGCAGATGATGGCCGAAATCAAGCGTCTTCATGAGGTGCTTGATCCAGTGGAAACCCTGTTCGTGGTGGATGCCATGACCGGGCAGGACGCTGCCAATACCGCGAAGGCATTTAATGAAGCCCTGCCGCTGACCGGTGTGATACTGACCAAGGCCGATGGCGACGCCCGGGGTGGTGCCGCGCTGTCGGTGCGGCAGATTACTGGCAAACCAATCAAGTTTATCGGCACCGGAGAAAAACCGGACGCACTGGAGCCTTTCTACCCGGACCGGATCGCCTCCCGGATCCTCGGCATGGGCGATATGCTGTCGCTCATTGAAGAGGTCGAACGCAAGGTCGACAGGCAGAAAGCCGAGAAACTGGCCAGTAAGATAAAAAAGGGCAAAGGTTTTGACCTGGAAGACTTCCGCGAGCAGCTTCAGCAGATGAAGAATATGGGCGGGGTCGGCAACATCATGGACAAAATGCCCGGCCTGGGCGCCCTACCTCCGGGAGCCGGGCAGATGGTCGATGACTCGCAGTTCACGCGCATGGAGGCGATCATAAATTCCATGACGCCACGGGAGCGGATCAATCCCGATCTGTTGAATGGATCCCGTAAGCGCCGCATCACACAGGGGTCGGGAACCCAGATTCAGGACCTGAACCGGTTGTTGAAGCAGCATAAACAGATGCAGAAGGTCATGAAGAAGATGAAGGGTGGGGGCATGGCGAACCTGATGCGCGGGCTTGGCGGAATGAAAGGACCGGGTGGATTCCCCGGTGCCGGAGGTGGTGGTAACTTCCCCCGCTTCAAATAA
- a CDS encoding DsbC family protein, protein MKHLITQFVLVPGLFLLLSQSALAQSAGAEDAALQALRAQLAISLEAASQNQIQVLSLQPTAMSNIIEVELSTGEILYSDIAGEFLFAGDMFRSGPTGLINLSSQTRQERTVEKIAAIPSDEMIIFKPKQTRAAITVFTDVDCQYCRALHRDLEKLMDLGIEVRYIAYPRGGQQASSYQKMISVWCSEDRQKTLTQAKHGQNLPERECDNPVLEHYALGNEIGISGTPALVLADGRVIPGYMDSERLAALLLD, encoded by the coding sequence ATGAAGCACCTCATTACTCAATTTGTCCTAGTTCCTGGATTATTCCTGCTCCTGTCCCAGTCTGCCCTGGCGCAATCCGCCGGCGCGGAAGACGCTGCTCTGCAGGCGTTGCGGGCACAATTGGCAATCTCACTGGAAGCGGCGTCCCAGAACCAGATCCAGGTTCTGTCGTTGCAGCCCACGGCCATGTCAAACATTATTGAAGTGGAGCTGAGCACTGGCGAAATTCTTTACTCGGACATTGCCGGGGAATTTCTGTTTGCTGGCGACATGTTTCGATCCGGCCCGACCGGTTTGATCAACCTGTCTTCCCAGACCCGCCAGGAGCGGACAGTGGAAAAAATAGCCGCCATACCCAGCGATGAGATGATCATATTCAAGCCAAAGCAGACGCGGGCGGCCATCACCGTTTTTACCGACGTGGACTGTCAGTACTGCCGCGCGCTGCATCGGGATCTCGAAAAGCTCATGGACCTCGGCATTGAAGTTCGCTACATAGCCTACCCCCGCGGGGGACAGCAGGCTTCGTCGTACCAGAAGATGATTTCCGTCTGGTGCTCCGAAGACCGTCAGAAAACCCTCACCCAGGCCAAGCATGGTCAGAATCTGCCGGAGCGGGAGTGCGACAACCCGGTGCTTGAGCACTATGCGCTCGGTAACGAAATCGGCATCTCAGGCACGCCCGCACTGGTTCTGGCTGACGGCCGCGTCATCCCTGGCTACATGGATTCCGAACGCCTGGCGGCGCTGCTGCTGGATTAA
- the trmD gene encoding tRNA (guanosine(37)-N1)-methyltransferase TrmD, whose protein sequence is MQIAVVTLFPEMFAAVSESGITARAFRNGLVRLTCWNPRDFTDDRHRTVDDKPFGGGPGMLMKTAPLQAAINAAREALDASVGGRGDRGSRESGESGAASRARRVIYLSPQGRRLDQRGVCELAELDELILVCGRYQGIDERVLESEIDEEWSIGDFVISGGELAAMVMLDAITRQQPGALGSEECAELDSLANGLLHCPQYTRPQVIDRRSVPDVLLSGDHEQIRLWRLKHSLGATWRKRPDLLEGLELGSEQQALLQEYIEEFETAPGDQCG, encoded by the coding sequence ATGCAGATTGCAGTCGTCACCCTGTTTCCGGAAATGTTTGCCGCGGTCAGTGAATCCGGTATCACTGCCCGGGCTTTCAGAAATGGCCTGGTGCGGCTGACCTGTTGGAATCCCCGGGATTTTACCGACGACAGGCATCGAACCGTGGACGACAAACCGTTTGGCGGCGGCCCCGGTATGCTGATGAAGACAGCGCCGCTGCAGGCAGCGATCAATGCTGCCCGTGAAGCGTTGGATGCATCTGTTGGCGGTCGAGGCGATCGAGGTTCCCGGGAGTCTGGAGAAAGTGGCGCAGCCAGCAGGGCACGACGGGTGATCTATCTGTCGCCGCAGGGGAGGCGCCTCGATCAGCGCGGGGTCTGTGAGTTGGCGGAGCTTGACGAGCTGATCCTGGTGTGCGGTCGCTATCAGGGTATCGACGAGCGGGTCCTGGAAAGCGAAATAGATGAAGAGTGGTCGATTGGTGACTTTGTCATCAGTGGCGGCGAGTTGGCGGCGATGGTTATGCTTGATGCGATTACACGTCAGCAACCGGGAGCGCTGGGCAGTGAGGAGTGCGCGGAGCTGGATTCATTAGCCAACGGGCTACTGCACTGTCCTCAGTATACCCGCCCACAGGTAATCGACAGGCGGTCGGTGCCGGACGTGTTACTGAGCGGCGATCATGAACAGATTCGCCTCTGGCGGCTCAAGCACAGCCTTGGAGCCACCTGGCGTAAGCGGCCCGACCTGCTTGAGGGTCTGGAACTGGGCAGTGAGCAACAGGCTCTGCTGCAGGAGTACATAGAGGAATTCGAAACGGCCCCGGGCGATCAGTGCGGGTAA